A genomic segment from Planifilum fulgidum encodes:
- a CDS encoding DUF4309 domain-containing protein yields the protein MKRWIQGLAISMLTLLALAAPAFASEPPTSDPAPDILVRQIMGLAFESQQSINSVPFAAGDSLKKVIKKWGPPEDISTVAANYWSRNVRFIYDGSTGRKTIVAIEDFGPQLKTIHLSDVKGLIGNPDSEKEQEGNYYVTYSDKENFTVTFVFQSAFSNPNPSLEMYILERPGLELKQK from the coding sequence ATGAAGCGATGGATCCAAGGATTGGCCATTTCGATGCTCACACTCCTTGCACTGGCCGCGCCCGCGTTTGCTTCGGAACCTCCGACCTCTGATCCCGCGCCGGATATTCTGGTTCGTCAGATCATGGGCCTGGCCTTTGAATCCCAGCAATCGATCAACAGCGTGCCCTTTGCCGCCGGCGATTCGCTGAAAAAGGTGATCAAAAAGTGGGGGCCGCCGGAAGACATAAGCACCGTTGCGGCCAACTATTGGAGCCGCAATGTGCGGTTCATCTATGATGGTTCAACGGGGAGAAAAACGATTGTCGCCATCGAAGATTTCGGTCCGCAGCTCAAGACCATTCATCTGTCCGATGTGAAGGGCTTGATCGGCAACCCCGACAGCGAAAAGGAACAGGAAGGAAACTATTACGTCACCTATTCCGATAAAGAAAACTTTACGGTGACCTTTGTGTTTCAGAGCGCATTTTCCAATCCCAACCCCTCTCTCGAAATGTACATTTTGGAAAGGCCCGGGCTGGAACTGAAGCAGAAGTGA